In Daphnia pulex isolate KAP4 chromosome 7, ASM2113471v1, one genomic interval encodes:
- the LOC124196784 gene encoding chymotrypsin BI-like, whose translation MFLIAFIRRYYTPCSSRSILLLIIVQSFQLQQRSRMDVKFRKRICPPAGIILLVAAILGVCSVVASNELYLSSKFNVKDFSTFSFHPHTVITVTGADVVQRIKDQNIAPEQDKVILVGENNSSYAECGVANTNVMQSNSENNKIVGGEETAPNEFPWQALLVVEIANNEDKICGGSLINDQWILTAAHCLLLTSGQQMERISVYLGVHNYEANDEINRKMYVANNYVVHPDSNVNNFSNDIALIKLSTTVTFSQYIRPICLASSTEPDYINEPATVAGWGFTSDGFGASLSPVLRKVTVPVISNSVCSDAYPGMITEKIICTSGANRSGPCKSDSGGPLIFKESNVNWKQIGIVSFGSSLGCQKNFPSGYTRISSYSSWIQGVIVPTAPTNSPPTVTSTPVPTTSPYSSGPHTYAFLSVSLIIFSFAFSFVGGDKLLSS comes from the exons ATGTTCCTGATCGCTTTCATTCGAAGATACTACACGCCGTGCTCAAGTCGTTCGATATTATTACTAATTATTGTACAAAGTTTTCAGTTGCAGCAACGATCCAGAATGGATGTCAAATTCCGAAAGAGAATCTGTCCTCCGGCGGGTATCATTCTTTTAGTAGCCGCAATTTTGGGTGTTTGTTCAGTTGTCGCTTCTAACGAGCTGTACCTCAGCTCCAAGTTTAATGTCAAG GATTTTTCGACCTTTTCATTCCATCCACACACCGTGATAACTGTAACTGGGGCTGATGTTGTGCAACGAATAAAGGACCAAAATATTGCGCCAGAACAAGATAAGGTTATCCTTgttg gtGAGAACAACAGCTCTTATGCCGAATGCGGAGTGGCGAATACAAATGTTATGCAATCAAACTCTGAAAACAACAAGATTGTTGGTGGAGAGGAAACTGCGCCAAACGAATTCCCTTGGCAAGCACTGCTCGTAGTCGAGATAGCTAACAACGAGGATAAAATCTGTGGCGGAAGTTTGATAAACGATCAGTGGATTCTCACGGCCGCCCACTGCCTTTTACTCACATCAGG ACAACAGATGGAGCGAATCAGCGTCTATTTAGGAGTCCACAATTATGAAGCGAATGATGAAATTAATCGGAAAATGTACGTTGCGAATAATTACGTCGTTCATCCCGACTCGAACGTGAACAATTTCTCCAACGACATTGCCCTAATTAAACTCTCAACTACCGTCACTTTCTCGC AATACATCCGTCCAATCTGCCTTGCAAGTTCGACTGAACCGGATTACATCAACGAACCTGCCACCGTCGCCGGATGGGGTTTCACTTCGGATG GTTTCGGTGCTAGCCTTAGTCCTGTGCTCCGCAAAGTAACAGTTCCAGTCATCTCCAATAGCGTCTGTAGTGATGCCTATCCCGGCATGATTACAGAGAAAATCATCTGTACCAGTGGAGCCAATCGCAGTGGGCCTTGTAAA AGTGACAGTGGAGGGCcattaattttcaaagaatCCAATGTCAACTGGAAGCAAATTGGGATCGTTTCATTCGGCTCAAGCCTAGGCTGCCAGAAGAATTTTCCTAGTGGCTACACCAGGATCAGCTCCTATTCATCGTGGATCCAGGGCGTCATTGTACCCACGGCCCCTACAAATTCACCTCCAACCGTCACTTCAACTCCCGTTCCCACAACCAGCCCGTATTCGTCTGGTCCCCACACGTACGCCTTTTTATCTGTATctctaattatttttagttttgcgTTCAGTTTTGTAGGGGGCGATAAATTGCTATCAAGTTAA
- the LOC124196778 gene encoding uncharacterized protein LOC124196778, with amino-acid sequence MASNDDDNDDFVTCGVCLWEYDEEIRKPKFLPCSHTVCLLCLQGIVQGTTIKSITCPFCRNVASKDISDCSKWILPNNTYALQMLKLNKRSAVPDPIDLMYPQMKNKNLDALLKLKEELLEIRDTGISKLALAIQTRIKVQKEMDLIIEAINVAGEEAKKCQEDNDLSLAEMVSVLEEYESSDTDQETEAQNGLKRDMVLSELMSLVEGSTSSDSVDTLKKKMTESFEVYKQKLDEATAVASEYERRRKTKIQVLLYDENDRPTSTHPILKSGFRFQPISPSLNGPLCQQDSKLLSHAVFWFLERQKNSMEEDLPSAVCDSKSSSVVTCPSATVVSTVQALPTSLPPEMPSKSKRFVMGHSSIFILKLYKSGTFQGEIHVRPLPAFHPEFVQQLGEFCFESPKNFGSYIDKAIPGVFISFSLTTDYHPGFHPVAPSMFDSNSKKTGIADSNTTIGVAMVESELGYKIVTGWNFIIPLKDWHNPKCAVAPAVTNNELFGHIVRCTTKGSVTIMSQSSKSERGSYSLTIESANKSPDK; translated from the exons ATGGCAagtaacgacgacgacaacgacgattTCGTCACGTGTGGCGTTTGTTTGTGGGAGTATGACGAGGAAATTAGGAAACCAAAATTCTTGCCATGTTCTCATACTGTATGTCTTCTTTGTCTTCAG gggaTAGTGCAAGGTACCACTATTAAGTCCATTACATGCCCCTTTTGCCGTAATGTTGCTTCCAAAGATATCTCCGACTGTTCAAAGTGGATACTGCCGAACAATACCTATGCACTTCAAATGCTTAAACTTAACAAGCGATCAGCTGTTCCAGATCCAATTGATCTCATGTATCCCCA gatgaaaaacaaaaatcttgatgctcttttaaaattaaaagaagagTTACTGGAAATCAGGGACACTGGAATAAGCAAGTTAGCGCTGGCCATTCAGACACGTATaaaagttcaaaaagaaatggaccTCATTATTGAAGCCATCAATGTTGCAggagaagaagccaaaaaatgTCAAGAGGATAATGATCTGAGTCTGGCGGAAATGGTCTCAGTCTTGGAAGAATATGAATCATCAGATACTGATCAAGAAACAGAAGCACAAAATGGTCTAAAAAGGGACATGGTTTTGTCAGAGTTGATGTCACTAGTAGAAGGTTCTACATCCAGCGATTCCGTCGACAcactgaaaaagaagatgacggAATCGTTTGAGGTgtacaaacaaaaacttgaCGAAGCAACTGCGGTAGCTTCAGAGTACGAACGCAGACGGAAAACGAAGATTCAAGTTCTTTTGTACGATGAAAACGATCGCCCTACATCGACGCACCCCATTTTAAAGAGCGGGTTTCGTTTCCAACCCATCAGCCCTTCATTGAATGGTCCTTTATGCCAACAAGATTCAAAGTTGCTGTCTCATGCCGTTTTCTGGTTTTTGGAGCGGCAGAAGAACTCAATGGAAGAAGACCTTCCATCAGCAGTGTGTGATTCCAAATCTTCGTCCGTCGTTACTTGTCCCTCTGCCACTGTTGTCAGTACTGTGCAAGCATTGCCGACATCTTTGCCTCCTGAAATGCCATCAAAGAGCAAGAGATTCGTCATGGGCCATTCGTCCATCTTTATCCTGAAATTATACAAGTCGGGTACTTTCCAAGGCGAAATCCATGTCCGCCCTTTGCCTGCGTTTCATCCCGAGTTTGTGCAGCAATTGGGAGAATTTTGCTTCGAATCGCCAAAGAATTTTGGAAGTTATATTGACAAA GCGATTCCTGGAGTATTTATATCGTTCTCATTGACGACGGATTACCACCCGGGTTTCCATCCTGTGGCTCCCAGTATGTTTGATTCCAATTCGAAGAAGACGGGAATAGCAGATTCGAACACTACCATTGGAGTCGCAATGGTTGAATCTGAGCTTGGATACAAAATCGTTACTGGCTGGAACTTTATTATTCCGCTGAAAGACTGGCACAATCCCAAATGTGCAGTGGCTCCTGCGGTGACAAACAACGAGCTCTTTGGCCACATCGTTCGATGCACTACCaaag GATCCGTAACTATCATGAGCCAGTCTAGCAAGTCTGAACGGGGCAGCTATTCGTTGACCATAGAATCCGCTAACAAATCTCCCGACAAGTAG
- the LOC124196776 gene encoding uncharacterized protein LOC124196776 isoform X3, which yields MDGALDDTSDTEHFVNCGVCLCEFDEENRKPKFLQCAHTVCLNCLQKICQKDMISCPFCRKNFVGVTVTSLPNNLFALHIIKLKKEKETTGTTASSLDCRTRLASALETRYDVQEQLDVVMKTIFEAGAQVKKLQVENYLHIAELMSAMKMNSPPATATVTPTFKPTYIFPSPTPTANNKFVLGESIFILRLFQSGTLKGEIRIRPAPTFHPEFLQHLGKFCYKSPKDFVTTVNKAHAGVFALFSMSHLLFHPVVPNYTSNPWPGITPNAAPGEVGIILNKSSLPGSTLSSSAIISWSLILSVSPGNHQHKNLISPLPVEMFGHVMNTSDSPNEIVMELNKSKKSEVINYTISLESQ from the exons ATGGACGGCGCTTTAGACGACACTAGCGATACGGAACATTTCGTGAACTGCGGTGTTTGCTTATGTGAATTTGAcgaagaaaataggaaaccCAAATTTCTGCAATGCGCCCACACGGTGTGCCTCAATTGTCTGCAG AAAATCTGCCAAAAGGACATGATTTCCTGTCCATTTTGCCGCAAGAACTTTGTCGGCGTAACTGTTACAAGTCTGCCCAACAATTTGTTCGCCCTGCACATCATCAaattaaagaaggaaaaagaaacaaccggAACAACTGCCAGTTCCCT GGATTGCCGAACAAGATTAGCCAGCGCCCTGGAAACGCGCTATGACGTTCAAGAGCAGTTGGATGTTGTCATGAAAACGATATTTGAAGCTGGAGCGCAAGTCAAGAAGCTTCAAGTGGAAAACTACCTTCACATAGCAGAACTGATGTCGGCCATGAAAATGAATTCCCCACCAGCCACCGCAACTGTTACACCCACTTTTAAACCCACCTACATATTCCCAAGTCCAACCCCAACTGCAAACAACAAATTCGTCTTGGGGGAATCAATTTTCATCCTGAGGCTGTTTCAATCAGGCACTCTTAAAGGTGAAATTCGGATCCGTCCTGCGCCCACATTTCACCCGGAATTTCTCCAACACTTGGGCAAATTCTGTTACAAATCTCCCAAGGATTTCGTCACCACTGTTAACAAG GCGCACGCTGGAGTATTTGCTTTGTTCTCCATGTCCCATCTCCTATTTCATCCCGTGGTTCCCAATTATACTTCTAATCCTTGGCCTGGCATCACTCCTAACGCGGCTCCTGGTGAGGTCGGGATAATCTTGAACAAATCTAGTCTGCCCGGTTCGACCCTTAGCTCCTCCGCTATCATTAGCTGGAGCTTGATCCTTTCTGTGAGTCCTGGAAATCACCAGCATAAGAATTTAATATCACCCCTGCCAGTCGAAATGTTTGGCCATGTCATGAATACTTCCGATTCACCCAATGAAATCGTTATGGAACTCAACAAGTCCAAGAAATCTGAAGTAATCAACTACACAATAAGTCTTGAATCCCAGTAG
- the LOC124196776 gene encoding uncharacterized protein LOC124196776 isoform X1, whose product MDNSRLWEMAAASDVEDFITCGVCFFEYDHDDRKPKFLQCSHTVCLSCLKGIRHGDTITCPFCRDTFVKFDVESLPNNAYAFYLLKLKEKNVLPKLSDIVTTPLAVSWCLTCGSAEKRTCTSSGHSSVEMTADAIRNVEELFNIKEDLMKMKNIGTNQLATAIQERQKVHEQLALLLNAIQCSENEIKKLRDENSFHLAQMMTLLERNSKKSFPDGQPKEKLYFSELMSFVEGSTADDTAETLKQKMTKSMEWYEQQCREATAIASEYKLRQKLKIAVHLLDENDRRIPTVPWLEEGFRFQPLCPALKGSQVRQNSLLLSHAVFSLLQSNVLNRDVPTVEAESKGEQPTPVVHLPPSIPLTSTKKFVLNASSFFILRIYQSGTLMGNIFIRPVHMFEHCDFTRQLGEFCFQIQKVFCSTVSKVISGVYVEFPMANAEFQPVVPKMESFDGVTRKPKNVKTFADQLDEVGVTFFKSLFDQVIGWSFIFPLEDYRSPKYEAHVKKVSANELFGRVTDRYMMKPVIKLSSANKSERAGYTITVESQSPL is encoded by the exons ATGGATAACAGTCGACTGTGGGAAATGGCAGCGGCTAGCGACGTAGAAGATTTCATAACTTGTggcgtttgttttttcgaatacGACCACGATGATAGGAAACCCAAATTTCTGCAATGCTCCCACACCGTCTGCCTCTCGTGTTTGAAG GGAATACGCCATGGAGACACGATTACGTGCCCTTTTTGTCGCGATACTTTTGTCAAGTTCGACGTCGAGAGTCTGCCAAACAACGCGTATGCCTTCTACCTACTAAaattaaaggagaaaaatgtgCTGCCGAAACTATCTGACATTGTGACGACTCCGTT GGCAGTCAGCTGGTGTCTGACTTGTGGATCGGCAGAGAAACGAACGTGTACTTCATCCGGTCACTCCTCAGTCGAAATGACAGCTGACGCAATCAGAAATGTAGAAGAGCTCTTCAACATAAAAGAAGAcctgatgaaaatgaaaaacattggGACAAACCAATTGGCTACGGCCATTCAGGAACGCCAGAAAGTACACGAACAACTTGCTCTACTTTTGAATGCTATCCAGTGTtcggaaaatgaaatcaagaaaCTTCGAGATGAGAATAGTTTTCACTTAGCTCAAATGATGACATTGTTGGAAAGAAACAGTAAAAAATCCTTCCCCGATGGTCAACCGAAGGAAAAATTGTACTTTTCAGAGTTGATGTCTTTTGTCGAAGGTTCCACCGCAGACGACACTGCAGAGACGCTGAAACAGAAGATGACCAAATCCATGGAATGGTACGAACAGCAATGTCGTGAAGCGACCGCAATAGCTTCAGAGTACAAACTCCgccagaaattgaaaatagcTGTCCATCTGTTGGATGAAAATGACAGGCGAATTCCAACGGTTCCTTGGCTAGAAGAAGGATTCCGTTTCCAACCGCTCTGCCCAGCTTTGAAAGGATCTCAAGTCCGCCAAAATTCCCTGTTGCTGTCGCATGCCGTCTTTTCATTACTTCAGAGTAACGTCTTGAATAGAGACGTGCCCACGGTAGAGGCGGAATCGAAAGGCGAGCAACCAACACCAGTCGTGCATTTGCCACCTTCCATACCCTTAACCTCTACCAAGAAATTCGTCTTGAACGCTTcctcatttttcatcttgaGAATCTATCAGTCGGGGACTCTCAtgggaaatattttcattcgTCCTGTGCACATGTTTGAACATTGCGACTTTACGCGACAATTGGGagaattttgtttccaaatcCAAAAGGTATTCTGCAGCACAGTCAGTAAG GTCATATCCGGAGTTTACGTCGAATTTCCGATGGCCAACGCCGAATTTCAGCCAGTGGTTCCCAAAATGGAAAGCTTCGACGGTGTTACACGGAAACCCAAGAATGTGAAAACATTTGCTGACCAGTTAGACGAGGTCGGTGTCACTTTTTTCAAGTCGTTATTTGACCAAGTGATCGGTTGGAGTTTCATTTTTCCGCTGGAAGATTACCGAAGCCCAAAGTATGAAGCACATGTAAAAAAGGTTTCGGCAAACGAGTTGTTCGGTCGGGTAACCGATCGCTACATGATGAAACCTGTGATCAAACTGAGTTCGGCCAACAAGTCGGAAAGAGCGGGCTACACGATCACCGTGGAGTCGCAATCACCTCTATAG
- the LOC124196776 gene encoding uncharacterized protein LOC124196776 isoform X2 yields the protein MDNSRLWEMAAASDVEDFITCGVCFFEYDHDDRKPKFLQCSHTVCLSCLKGIRHGDTITCPFCRDTFVKFDVESLPNNAYAFYLLKLKEKNVLPKLSDIVTTPLAVSWCLTCGSAEKRTCTSSGHSSVEMTADAIRNVEELFNIKEDLMKMKNIGTNQLATAIQERQKVHEQLALLLNAIQCSENEIKKLRDENSFHLAQMMTLLERNSKKSFPDGQPKEKLYFSELMSFVEGSTADDTAETLKQKMTKSMEWYEQQCREATAIASEYKLRQKLKIAVHLLDENDRRIPTVPWLEEGFRFQPLCPALKGSQVRQNSLLLSHAVFSLLQSNVLNRDVPTVEAESKGEQPTPVVHLPPSIPLTSTKKFVLNASSFFILRIYQSGTLMGNIFIRPVHMFEHCDFTRQLGEFCFQIQKVISGVYVEFPMANAEFQPVVPKMESFDGVTRKPKNVKTFADQLDEVGVTFFKSLFDQVIGWSFIFPLEDYRSPKYEAHVKKVSANELFGRVTDRYMMKPVIKLSSANKSERAGYTITVESQSPL from the exons ATGGATAACAGTCGACTGTGGGAAATGGCAGCGGCTAGCGACGTAGAAGATTTCATAACTTGTggcgtttgttttttcgaatacGACCACGATGATAGGAAACCCAAATTTCTGCAATGCTCCCACACCGTCTGCCTCTCGTGTTTGAAG GGAATACGCCATGGAGACACGATTACGTGCCCTTTTTGTCGCGATACTTTTGTCAAGTTCGACGTCGAGAGTCTGCCAAACAACGCGTATGCCTTCTACCTACTAAaattaaaggagaaaaatgtgCTGCCGAAACTATCTGACATTGTGACGACTCCGTT GGCAGTCAGCTGGTGTCTGACTTGTGGATCGGCAGAGAAACGAACGTGTACTTCATCCGGTCACTCCTCAGTCGAAATGACAGCTGACGCAATCAGAAATGTAGAAGAGCTCTTCAACATAAAAGAAGAcctgatgaaaatgaaaaacattggGACAAACCAATTGGCTACGGCCATTCAGGAACGCCAGAAAGTACACGAACAACTTGCTCTACTTTTGAATGCTATCCAGTGTtcggaaaatgaaatcaagaaaCTTCGAGATGAGAATAGTTTTCACTTAGCTCAAATGATGACATTGTTGGAAAGAAACAGTAAAAAATCCTTCCCCGATGGTCAACCGAAGGAAAAATTGTACTTTTCAGAGTTGATGTCTTTTGTCGAAGGTTCCACCGCAGACGACACTGCAGAGACGCTGAAACAGAAGATGACCAAATCCATGGAATGGTACGAACAGCAATGTCGTGAAGCGACCGCAATAGCTTCAGAGTACAAACTCCgccagaaattgaaaatagcTGTCCATCTGTTGGATGAAAATGACAGGCGAATTCCAACGGTTCCTTGGCTAGAAGAAGGATTCCGTTTCCAACCGCTCTGCCCAGCTTTGAAAGGATCTCAAGTCCGCCAAAATTCCCTGTTGCTGTCGCATGCCGTCTTTTCATTACTTCAGAGTAACGTCTTGAATAGAGACGTGCCCACGGTAGAGGCGGAATCGAAAGGCGAGCAACCAACACCAGTCGTGCATTTGCCACCTTCCATACCCTTAACCTCTACCAAGAAATTCGTCTTGAACGCTTcctcatttttcatcttgaGAATCTATCAGTCGGGGACTCTCAtgggaaatattttcattcgTCCTGTGCACATGTTTGAACATTGCGACTTTACGCGACAATTGGGagaattttgtttccaaatcCAAAAG GTCATATCCGGAGTTTACGTCGAATTTCCGATGGCCAACGCCGAATTTCAGCCAGTGGTTCCCAAAATGGAAAGCTTCGACGGTGTTACACGGAAACCCAAGAATGTGAAAACATTTGCTGACCAGTTAGACGAGGTCGGTGTCACTTTTTTCAAGTCGTTATTTGACCAAGTGATCGGTTGGAGTTTCATTTTTCCGCTGGAAGATTACCGAAGCCCAAAGTATGAAGCACATGTAAAAAAGGTTTCGGCAAACGAGTTGTTCGGTCGGGTAACCGATCGCTACATGATGAAACCTGTGATCAAACTGAGTTCGGCCAACAAGTCGGAAAGAGCGGGCTACACGATCACCGTGGAGTCGCAATCACCTCTATAG
- the LOC124196775 gene encoding uncharacterized protein LOC124196775, with the protein MAAANDVEDFVTCGVCFCEYDDVGKKPKFLQCSHTVCLSCLKGIRDGDTITCPFCRDTFVKFDVESLPNNPYALHMLKFKEKKEPPKPVEIPIAPVEVHWCLTCGSAEKLGCSSSGHSSVNMTINTIKNLESLLKLKEELLAMKDSGTNKLAMAIQERQKVQEQLALIMKSIQCSGEEVQKLQDENNLRMTEMVSVLERNGSKTDSQDVAEKKSLFFSELMSLVDGSTADDTTETLKQKMTTLVEMHEQQLCEATAVASEYDFRRKVKITVHLYDENDQLIPTLPLLEKGFRFQPLSPALKGNPIRQDSLLLSYAVFSLLQRQKIPLNIKEPQQSAVAASNSSSTTTTAKDPKKKPKTIAKIEKEIKLTIESSPVTLPPSVFPSSSKFVLNPTSVFILRLFHTGNLYGEIRFNPVLRLPWIMELMQKLGDFCFQSQKIFCNAIDKVVPRVYVLFPITNQQFQPEIPNAIDTNKMSTYDLKADLIDEVGITLVKTSSGKVTGWSFVFPLEEFRNPKNEIHVKKLLANDLFGRVISHNMLESVTKLSLTNKLERTNYTVTIESQ; encoded by the exons ATGGCAGCGGCTAACGACGTAGAAGATTTCGTGACTTGTGGCGTTTGTTTTTGCGAATACGACGATGTTGGCAAGAAACCCAAATTTCTGCAATGCTCCCACACCGTCTGCCTCTCGTGTTTGAAG GGAATACGTGATGGAGACACGATTACGTGTCCTTTTTGTCGTGATACTTTTGTCAAGTTCGATGTCGAGAGTCTGCCAAACAATCCTTACGCACTACACATGCTCAAatttaaagagaagaaagagccACCGAAACCAGTTGAAATCCCCATCGCTCCTGT GGAAGTCCATTGGTGCCTTACTTGTGGATCAGCTGAAAAACTAGGATGTTCTTCATCCGGCCACTCATCGGTCAACATGACGATCAACACAATAAAGAACCTGGAATCCCTcctgaaattaaaagaagaacttttgGCCATGAAAGATTCTGGAACAAACAAGCTGGCCATGGCCATTCAGGAGCGTCAAAAAGTTCAAGAGCAATTGGCGCTGATCATGAAATCTATCCAGTGTTCCGGAGAAGAAGTGCAGAAACTCCAAGATGAGAACAACCTCCGCATGACTGAAATGGTGTCGGTGTTGGAAAGAAATGGATCGAAAACGGATTCCCAGGATGttgcagaaaagaaaagtttgttcTTTTCCGAGTTGATGTCGTTGGTTGATGGTTCTACCGCGGATGACACGACCGAAACTCTGAAGCAGAAGATGACAACATTGGTCGAGATGCACGAGCAACAACTCTGTGAAGCCACAGCCGTTGCTTCAGAGTACGACTTCCgcagaaaagtgaaaataacCGTCCATCTTTACGATGAAAACGACCAGCTCATTCCCACACTTCCTTTGTTAGAAAAAGGATTTCGCTTTCAACCTCTTAGTCCAGCTCTAAAGGGGAATCCAATCCGACAAGATTCCCTGTTACTCTCGTATGCCGTCTTTTCCTTACTACAACGGCAGAAGATCCCATTGAACATAAAAGAGCCTCAACAGTCGGCTGTTGCTGCTTCAAATTCGTCGTCCACCACTACGACGGCAAAAGATCCtaagaaaaaaccgaaaactATAGCGAAAatcgaaaaggaaataaaactcACTATTGAATCGTCTCCAGTAACTTTACCTCCCAGTGTGTTCCCCTCAAGCAGCAAATTTGTGTTGAATCCGACTTCTGTTTTCATCTTGAGACTGTTTCATACTGGAAATCTTTATGGAGAAATTCGTTTCAATCCCGTGCTCAGATTGCCCTGGATAATGGAACTGATGCAAAAGTTgggtgatttttgttttcaatctcAAAAGATTTTCTGCAACGCTATTGACAAG GTCGTGCCGAGAGTGTATGTCTTGTTCCCGATCACCAACCAACAATTCCAGCCTGAAATTCCGAACGCAATCGACACGAATAAAATGTCTACTTATGACTTAAAGGCTGACCTAATCGATGAAGTTGGAATCACCTTAGTGAAAACCTCGTCTGGCAAAGTCACCGGTTGGAGCTTCGTCTTTCCACTGGAAGAATTCCGCAACCCCAAGAATGAGATTCacgtgaaaaagttgttggctAACGATCTCTTTGGTCGTGTCATTAGCCACAACATGTTGGAATCTGTTACCAAATTGAGTTTGACCAACAAGTTGGAGAGAACAAACTATACCGTAACTATCGAGTCCCAATAA
- the LOC124196777 gene encoding uncharacterized protein LOC124196777, giving the protein MATANEVEDFVTCGVCFYQFDDFDRKPKFLPCAHTVCLSCLKEMRKGHLITCPFCREMILSLDVAGLPNNPYALHMLKFKEKKEPKNIVTLMEVSWCSTCESAEKPGCTPSGHSSVNMTADTIKNLESLLKFKEELLKMKDIGTNKLAMAIQERKKVQAQLALIKKFVQSSEEEVNKLQDENNLRLAEWISILEGSGSKDCAQDGQPKKELFFSELMSLVDGSTEEDTTETLKEKMEKLIELYERNYCEANAIASEYELRQKLKIAVHLYDENDRQIPTVPWLEEGFRFQPLCPALKGSQVRQDSQLLSHAVFSLLERQKISLKNELRPKTTSAAISPASSPSALKNEHQKRTTVAAKLLSVSLPPSIPANTKFVLGQSSVFILRWFQSGSLKGEIFIRPVPTFHLDFVQKLGEFCYKSPKVFCNRVNQDKFGAFVLFPMGHLQFQPVIPSMIGPANQRSHCNPKAENVDEVGVNNLILSSDVNNNAITGWSFVFPFAHFRNPKYEMHVKNVSSNELFGRVASLCSGLEPAHLHENYVITMESQ; this is encoded by the exons ATGGCCACAGCAAACGAAGTCGAAGATTTCGTCACTTGTGGAGTTTGTTTCTACCAATTCGATGATTTCGACAGGAAGCCCAAATTTCTCCCATGCGCTCACACAGTATGCCTTTCGTGTTTAAAG GAAATGCGTAAAGGACACCTGATTACTTGCCCATTTTGTCGCGAAATGATCCTCAGCTTGGACGTCGCCGGTTTACCCAACAACCCGTACGCTCTCCACATGCTCAAattcaaagagaagaaagagccAAAAAACATTGTTACACTTAT GGAAGTCAGCTGGTGTTCGACCTGTGAATCGGCAGAGAAACCAGGATGTACTCCATCTGGTCACTCTTCTGTCAACATGACGGCCGACACGATCAAGAACTTGGAATCCCTTCtaaaattcaaagaagaacttttgaaaatgaaagacaTTGGGACGAACAAATTGGCCATGGCGATACAAGAACGGAAAAAAGTACAAGCGCAACTTGCTCTGATCAAGAAATTCGTCCAGAGTTCAGAGGAAGAAGTAAATAAACTCCAAGACGAAAACAACCTGCGCTTGGCTGAATGGATTTCGATATTGGAAGGAAGTGGATCAAAAGATTGTGCCCAGGATGGTCAACCGAAGAAAGAATTGTTCTTTTCAGAATTGATGTCGTTGGTTGATGGTTCGACCGAAGAAGATACAACAGAGACCTTGAAagagaagatggaaaaattgatCGAGCTGTATGAGCGAAATTATTGTGAAGCAAACGCAATAGCTTCAGAGTACGAACTCCgccagaaattgaaaatagcTGTCCATCTGTACGATGAAAACGACAGGCAAATTCCAACGGTTCCTTGGTTGGAAGAAGGATTCCGTTTCCAACCGCTCTGTCCAGCTTTGAAAGGATCTCAAGTCCGACAAGATTCCCAGTTGCTCTCGCATGCCGTTTTTTCATTACTAGAAAGGCAGaagatttcattgaaaaatgaGCTGCGACCAAAAACGACCAGTGCTGCTATTTCTCCAGCGTCATCTCCATCCGCATTGAAAAACGAACACCAGAAACGTACCACAGTAGCTGCTAAATTATTGAGCGTATCTCTGCCACCCTCTATACCAGCAAATACGAAATTCGTCTTGGGGCAGTCGTCTGTTTTTATTCTGCGATGGTTTCAGTCTGGTTCTCTAAAGggtgaaatttttattcgtcCCGTGCCCACATTTCACTTGGATTTTGTTCAGAAATTGGGCGAGTTCTGTTACAAATCTCCAAAGGTTTTTTGTAATAGGGTCAATCAG GATAAGTTTGGAGCGTTTGTCTTATTTCCAATGGGACATCTGCAATTCCAGCCTGTAATTCCCAGTATGATCGGCCCTGCTAATCAGAGATCCCACTGCAACCCAAAAGCGGAAAACGTCGATGAGGTCGGTGTCAACAATTTGATTCTGTCGTCCGACGTTAATAACAACGCCATCACCGGATGGAGCTTCGTATTCCCGTTTGCACATTTCCGAAACCCAAAGTACGAAATGCACGTGAAAAATGTATCTTCCAACGAGCTCTTTGGTCGTGTGGCGTCCCTCTGCTCGGGATTGGAACCTGCTCATTTACATGAGAACTACGTCATAACTATGGAATCCCAGTAA